In the genome of Vibrio ziniensis, the window TCCGTGCTCTTTCTCTCGGAGTTCAGTAACGCATATAATTGAGCGAGTATATTCAACCCAAACACCCGGTTCTTTTTCTTCGGAGCTATAGATGTAGTCATTCCCAAACCAGATCTCACTATCAACATAGTTGTCATCTGTATGCTCAACATCCCAACCAAGTAAATCGACGTTGGCACGTCCCCAATCTTGTAGCATCTGAGATGCAATTGTCTTTAGTTCTGTTTGTACTTCCAGTGCATATTTTTTTTTATTGAACATGATGGTCCCCTTTTTAATTTGAATGATTCGACACTAGGCTTGAATGTATCCAAGCCCAGAAGCGTTGATTTAAAGATGTAATATGTTGTGTTCGATGCTTTTCTAAAAGCACCGTTAAGGCTGAGTAGAAAAATGTAATTTAGAGGTGGTGTCAGCCAAGAAATGCCGATGTAGCTGCATCAGATTCAGCTTGCGTCATCTCATGCCATTTAGAGGCTGAGTCAAATTTGCTTGTTACGCGCTCATATTCTTCCATCAACTGATCCATCTCGCTTTCATTCAGCGGGTCAAAATCATCGTCCATGTCGGCAGGGTCGAGTTCTGGGAGTTCTTCAACAACGCGGTTAACTTCTATCAGAGCTGATTCTGGATACGTCAGCGGCTCAGAGAACGATGGTTCGTGAGGGATTATGTCTTCGACATTCTGAGCATTCTCGATCGCACGAAGAGTTAGCTTACGCCCGTTAGTGCCTCGTGTACCACCAGATATAACTTCAACACCATGTTTTTCTAATTGCTCTTTCATACGGTTAAGCTTGGTACTTAAAGCTGACGCATTCTGAGGCCAGTTGCTTGGTAGACGGCGCATTTCTGACATGATGGCACTATGTAGCATTTTATGAACCTGCGTTGGGCCACCAGTAAAAAGTTTCTCCTGATGAACGATAGTTATAATGCTCGCCAACAACTCATCATGTTCTAAAGCCTGCATATTCAGGGCTTCTTCCTGCGCTTTGTTTACACCCTGCTGGACTGATTGATCGGTAATACCCAGTACAGTTTCGAAGGCTGCTAGAAATGTATTGAAGTCGCCACCTCGGAACTTGGCAATAGATGAAACATCGTCCAACATTGCCATAGCTTTTGCGGTCATACTGAGCAACCACGACTGGGCATACGGGAGGATTGCACTTAGCTTTTGGTATATCTCTGTGTCACTGGCGTAGGTAATTCGTGGTTTACCCGCTTTGATGAATATTGAACGAGTGCATAAATCGTATTGTTTAGGGAACTTAATCGCCGTTAATATCATTGGTTGGTGGAGGAGCGTTTCGACCAAATCTACATTCGTATAGAGTTTACGACCATCAACGGTGCCACCCGTTGCCACGCTACACATACCATTGGCTAACTCGTCACTAATGCGACCACAATTATCGAAACACAACATGTAGTTGTGCGAAGCGGTAGCAATAAGATCACGAATATCTTTAGGCTGAGTCTTCACTTTCGTTCCATTTAGTCCCAGTAGCATAGCGACTAAGCGGGCGACTGTCGTTTTACCAGAGCCAGCATTCCCATGAAGGTAAAGAATCGGATAAGTAAGTCCGTCCGCTCTCGGGTGACTTAATATAAAACCTGCGTACGCCATGATGGCTACAAACTGACCATAGCTTAGATTGCTGAAGAGTTCTTGAAGTTTAGACGGTATATCTTGTTGCTCCCAGCCGGATACATATTGGAGGTGTCCATTATTTGGGGCGTAACGGAAGGTGATATCTGTTTCTTTATCGCTAAGCAGAACTTCACCACCAGCTAGAACCAATCCTCGACCGTCGCTACTACGAGCATCGAGCGCAACACCTTTACTTTTGTTGTCAACGTCGATGTAAGCATTGAAGATGTTCACATCTGCATCGGCCCCCTCCAAAACCGCGTCTAGGCTGACAGTTTCCAGAGCTTTCTCTACACTTTTTACCGTTAAGCCTTTTACGCCAGCAGCGCGCGCAGCTTTAGCCACAACCGCCTGACTAATTTGACCGTTTAGAGACGTGCTGTAATTTGTTGTACCACCATCCACGACAAGAACTGGCGTAGAATTGTCGAGCGCAACCGCAGCATTGGGAAGGTTTTGCATAGCTTGTGCAAGGCTATCACCGAGCTTACCTTCGTTCTCTTTTAATGCTTGTGTCAACATCACCTTAAGGTGACTCTCCACTCGTTGAAAAGGTGTTTTCGGTCCAGTTTTGTTTTTACTGCTTTTAGTTCGAATACTTAATGCCATGATTTATCTCCTGTTTATTTGTTAGTTAGTGATTATTAATTACGTGATATTCACAATCACACCGCAGGCGGTAGCCTTCTCCTAGCACTTCCTCAGACACATCCGCCATCGCCTTTTCTGCTAAGGCATATGTCTCTGAATCAGTTGCATGGGTCTGGACGCCGATACAGTCATGAATTGCAAAAATGAGTGGAATATTGAGTTGCTCTAGCTTGATGCAGAGCTTTCGCAGCATGTAGCTACACACTGCCTGGACATAGAAATTGCGAAGTGTAGAAGTTTTCGTGTCGGTGTCGACGGCTCGTCGAAAACCGAACACCTCCGCATAACCTTGCTTTCTTGCTTCTTGAACTTTCTGGTCGAGATACGCATTCTCCCGAGGGAAAATGACTCGCAGTTCCCTATCCCAAATCGCCGCCACTGTCGGGCTAACACGATACTTTTTCCGAATGCCGCTCGGCGTAATACCATAGAGATGAGCAATACACAGACGCTTGAAGCTTGCCCGATCTAGTTCTGCGAATGCCGCAGATCTTGATTGCAGCTCTAGGTACAGATCTCCCTTCAGGTATGCAGCCCAGAGCTCATGGTCGCCAGTTAATGCAGCTAGTGATGCGGGTTCTTGAGATGAGTAATCGAGCACAAATATCTGGTCGCCCTTTTTGGGGTGAAGCAGATGATTGCGTATAGTTTTTGATAGGTAGTTGAATGATGATCCCTTAGGTGCTTCTCTACCTGTCGAAGATCCGAACGGGTTAGGCCATTCGTGGTGTTTACCCCGGAAATCAACTTGCAGGCGTAATATATTTTTGTATCTCGTATACATCATCGAAAAGTACATTCGCTGGGCGAGCTCTACTTTTACGTCTTTCAGTTTGCTCCGCTCTGTTACCAATGTCCCATCTGGATTTCTCGGCCAGAGTGTGAGTTCCGGCCCAGAAAGAAAGAACGCTGGATCACCTATTACCTGAATTCGATTCTCATCGTCGATGCTAATGAGCCCCATACCGATTAGGTGCTGAAGATTTGCTTCACCTGTTTCTAGGCTTCGCTGGTACTTCATCAATCTACCGAGATGGATAGGTATGCCTCTCTGGTAACGTCGAACGCAACTTCTTATATACGCATTGTCTTCATCACCATTCAGCACGTCCGAATCTTTAATCAATTCATCCAGTTTTCTAATAAGAAAATCTGGCGGTGGCTCACAGGTCTTATATTGGCTTAGGTATTCATCCAGACGCTTAGCTTTCGCTTTGTTCCTCAATGGGTTGCACGCCAATATATGTTTTGCTTTTGCTAGAACTGTTCCGGAACGAAACAGTTCTATTGCTCTGATTTCGTTTAGCACAGAGTCCTCACTTATCTAAAGTTCAACACTATTTCCTCTCACTTTTGAGTTATCCAAATTTTTAAAGAACATACGACACTTTTCAAAAAGTATCTTAAAAAGATATCGTGATAAAAAGATTACAGAGCACCTCCGGATGTGTCAACAAAAATATCTTTAAATTTGATTTTTCTAAATAGAGAGTTAAAATAAGAAAACAAAACAGGCCGGTTAACGCCTGACGGCAGGACTAAAATGGAGGGTGGAATGAATACCTTGAAGCTAGGAAACCACACAAGCATATCTACTGTGATCGCAGAATTTGTTAAGAAACTTAGGTTATTTGGGGCTGATTATGTCCGATCAGGTTCCGATGTTAGTAAAGCTGACCCATCTCCAGAAAATCAGGAAAAAGTGGCCAAGGCTCTAAAAATCACCAAGGCCGCCTACTCAAAAATCGAAAATGGTGATGTCGCAATCTCCATTTACCACCTTAGCCAACTCTGCACGGGCTATGGCATATCTCTCGGCGAACTAATGTCCTGCGTCGATAAAAGAGTCGAACAGTTAGAAAGCAAGGGCGTTAACGTTATCAACGCGAAATTAGAACTCCGTCTCGATTGCTTAAGATGGGACGCTAAGGTTAATGAGAAAGCGGAAGCAAACCTGAACAAAGCCAAAAAAGAGTTGAAGAGAACATATACCTTGTACTCAACCGAACAACGCGAATCTCTATGGCAAGAATGTCGCGAGAAAGCCTTAGCCGAACTAGAAAAAAAGTATGATTTAAGTGAAGCAATATCTGCTCAGCGGCAATTTCAGGAGACAACGGGTAATTAGTGGTGAGTTGACCGTTGTATATGGGGAGCTTCCTCTGTCGTCGCTGTCGAGTTTCCACCCCCCAAAAAAACAGAGGGTACTCCCCCTGCTCTTCTGACGCTCAGTCATCCATCACCTCATCGGCAACGAATCCCACAACAAAGCCAGCAATACCGCCAACGAGAGCGCCGTATGGTCCGTATCGAGCACCAATAACAGCCCCAATTTTGGCCGCTTTGAGTCCGGTATCCTTGTTCAATGTCGCTTCTGTATCGCTGGTGAATGTTCTCGTTTTCCTGAACATCGTTAATTTCCTTCTAATATGAGAAAGGGCGATACCACTGCTGATATCGCCCTTGTTGATGTTGCATTGCTCTGTTCTAACCGAGAGTCCCCACTTTCAAATCAGAAGCTAGAGCAATACAACAAACCTGTTTTTCGAAATGATTACTTATCGGTCTTGGGCTGGCATTTCGCTGCATCCATGACTTTGCCATTCATGGTTCCACAGGCATCGGCATACCACTCAATGCGAGGGCCAGACTGAGAGTAAACTTGTTTACCTGCTTTCCCATTCCAGGATTGTTCTATCTTCGAAATGTCAGTTGGATTACCGCCGAACGTGCCGCCAGCGAATGATGATGTGGTAGCGAATAGACACGTTAGACCTAATAGGATGATTGATTTTTTCATTGTGTTGTTTCCTTGAATAATGACGATACTCAGCGTAGGAGCACGGTTGTTGATTAGTATGATGATTAGGACTGACAGGTTGTGTCAGTCAGGTAAATGATGTTGAGGAAGAAAGGCAGGGCTTAGGTTTCTTGGGCGATGAAACCTATAACAAAATCGGTCACTTATTCTTGGCGACCACGAAATAATGAGGGCTGACACCACCTGTCAGTGAGTCACTACATTATTGAGTCATGAATAAGAGCGAGAAGTTAGCCTACCGATTGAGTCAGATTCTTTCCCGGTTATATGCGGGAGAGAAGTTGAGCCTTATCGACTTAGAGCAGGAATTCGGAGTGCATGAGAGAACGGTACTTCGAGACTTCAATCGCTTGGCGTTTTTGCCTATCGAAAGAGAAGAGGGTTATTACTACCTGAAGCAATTAGATCATCGTAACCCTAAAGCTCATAAAGCTCTTCATGCCCTATCGAACATGGGTATTGATAAGCTGTTTCCAGATAGGAAAACCATGACTCAGGCGCTGAATCATAAGACACAATCCATACTGTTCCGTCATATTCCTATCGAGGATTC includes:
- a CDS encoding ATP-binding protein, with translation MALSIRTKSSKNKTGPKTPFQRVESHLKVMLTQALKENEGKLGDSLAQAMQNLPNAAVALDNSTPVLVVDGGTTNYSTSLNGQISQAVVAKAARAAGVKGLTVKSVEKALETVSLDAVLEGADADVNIFNAYIDVDNKSKGVALDARSSDGRGLVLAGGEVLLSDKETDITFRYAPNNGHLQYVSGWEQQDIPSKLQELFSNLSYGQFVAIMAYAGFILSHPRADGLTYPILYLHGNAGSGKTTVARLVAMLLGLNGTKVKTQPKDIRDLIATASHNYMLCFDNCGRISDELANGMCSVATGGTVDGRKLYTNVDLVETLLHQPMILTAIKFPKQYDLCTRSIFIKAGKPRITYASDTEIYQKLSAILPYAQSWLLSMTAKAMAMLDDVSSIAKFRGGDFNTFLAAFETVLGITDQSVQQGVNKAQEEALNMQALEHDELLASIITIVHQEKLFTGGPTQVHKMLHSAIMSEMRRLPSNWPQNASALSTKLNRMKEQLEKHGVEVISGGTRGTNGRKLTLRAIENAQNVEDIIPHEPSFSEPLTYPESALIEVNRVVEELPELDPADMDDDFDPLNESEMDQLMEEYERVTSKFDSASKWHEMTQAESDAATSAFLG
- a CDS encoding helix-turn-helix domain-containing protein, producing the protein MNTLKLGNHTSISTVIAEFVKKLRLFGADYVRSGSDVSKADPSPENQEKVAKALKITKAAYSKIENGDVAISIYHLSQLCTGYGISLGELMSCVDKRVEQLESKGVNVINAKLELRLDCLRWDAKVNEKAEANLNKAKKELKRTYTLYSTEQRESLWQECREKALAELEKKYDLSEAISAQRQFQETTGN
- a CDS encoding DNA polymerase, which codes for MLNEIRAIELFRSGTVLAKAKHILACNPLRNKAKAKRLDEYLSQYKTCEPPPDFLIRKLDELIKDSDVLNGDEDNAYIRSCVRRYQRGIPIHLGRLMKYQRSLETGEANLQHLIGMGLISIDDENRIQVIGDPAFFLSGPELTLWPRNPDGTLVTERSKLKDVKVELAQRMYFSMMYTRYKNILRLQVDFRGKHHEWPNPFGSSTGREAPKGSSFNYLSKTIRNHLLHPKKGDQIFVLDYSSQEPASLAALTGDHELWAAYLKGDLYLELQSRSAAFAELDRASFKRLCIAHLYGITPSGIRKKYRVSPTVAAIWDRELRVIFPRENAYLDQKVQEARKQGYAEVFGFRRAVDTDTKTSTLRNFYVQAVCSYMLRKLCIKLEQLNIPLIFAIHDCIGVQTHATDSETYALAEKAMADVSEEVLGEGYRLRCDCEYHVINNH